In Blattabacterium cuenoti, a single window of DNA contains:
- the rplI gene encoding 50S ribosomal protein L9, giving the protein MKIILTKDVENLGFKYDELEVKPGYARNYLIPKGYAILSFPGMVKDINEIMKHRSKKEQSIIEKSKEIDNKLKGLTLQVKAKIGKGGKLFGSVSNKDLMEVLNKKGISIERKLIRIPGNKIIKTIGKQHAIIRLHKEIEISFNFEVVSY; this is encoded by the coding sequence TAACAAAAGATGTAGAAAATTTAGGTTTTAAATATGATGAATTAGAAGTTAAACCAGGTTATGCTAGAAATTATTTAATACCAAAAGGTTATGCAATTTTATCTTTTCCTGGAATGGTTAAAGATATTAATGAAATTATGAAACATCGTTCTAAAAAAGAACAATCTATAATTGAAAAATCTAAAGAAATAGACAATAAATTAAAAGGATTAACATTACAGGTAAAAGCTAAAATAGGAAAAGGGGGAAAATTATTTGGATCAGTTAGTAATAAAGATTTAATGGAAGTTTTAAACAAAAAAGGAATTTCTATCGAAAGAAAACTAATACGAATTCCTGGAAATAAAATTATAAAAACAATTGGCAAACAACATGCTATTATTCGTTTGCATAAAGAAATAGAAATTTCTTTTAATTTTGAAGTAGTTTCGTAT